In a single window of the Coffea eugenioides isolate CCC68of chromosome 3, Ceug_1.0, whole genome shotgun sequence genome:
- the LOC113764831 gene encoding cold and drought-regulated protein CORA-like isoform X3 — MGSKTLLFFFISMAVVLMITSEVAAKSVDNSKTVETNEEGEAKYHGGGYGGGHGGGYGGGHGGYGGGGHGGYGHGGYGGGGHGGHPGEAADAEPQN; from the exons ATGGGTTCCAAGacacttcttttctttttcatttccatGGCTGTAGTTCTAATGATTACCTCAGAGGTGGCTGCCAAGTCAGTTGACAATT CCAAGACAGTTGAGACAAATGAGGAAGGAGAAGCCAAGTACCATGGAGGTGGCTACGGAGGTGGCCATGGAGGAGGCTACGGAGGAGGCCACGGAGGGTACGGGGGTGGCGGCCATGGTGGTTATGGGCATGGAGGGTACGGGGGTGGCGGCCATGGTGGACATCCTGGTGAGGCTGCAGATGCTGAGCCTCAGAACTAA
- the LOC113764831 gene encoding cold and drought-regulated protein CORA-like isoform X4, protein MGSKTLLFFFISMAVVLMITSEVAAKSVDNSKTVETKEEGEAKYHGGRYGGRHGGGYGGGGGGHGGYGHGGYGGGGHGGHPGEAADAEPQN, encoded by the exons ATGGGTTCCAAGacacttcttttctttttcatttccatGGCTGTAGTTCTAATGATTACCTCAGAGGTGGCTGCCAAGTCAGTTGACAATT CCAAGACAGTTGAGACAAAGGAGGAAGGAGAAGCCAAGTACCATGGAGGTCGCTACGGAGGACGCCATGGAGGTGGCTACGGAGGAGGGGGTGGCGGCCATGGTGGTTATGGACATGGAGGGTACGGGGGTGGCGGCCATGGTGGACATCCTGGTGAGGCTGCAGATGCTGAGCCTCAGAACTAA